One segment of Phycisphaerales bacterium DNA contains the following:
- a CDS encoding GC-type dockerin domain-anchored protein yields MVSALIEFDDGNGPMLYAGVAIGSDGYVTRWDGQQWEQLGPMFDGAIQALTAYAEPLYAPRLCAAGNFRWIDGRFAHGVARWSGRSWDALGESVTSAGLALGTFDDGTAEGLYVGGSFTRAGSVDSKGIARWHRGVWSPLDTGVGGFVEAMAVHDDGNGPDLYVGGSFDSAGPTTAEAVARWDGSAWSTVGEDNSGLIRAMISHDDGRGPGLFVGGSLYRMGGTPIRGLARWDGAEWSAVGELVAGTVFAAAEFDDGRGKALYIGGNMSVGSPGHSMNLARWGCLPGPCRVDLDDDGELTVFDFLIFQNEFDAGTARADFDGDGELTIFDFLAFQTAFEDGCA; encoded by the coding sequence GTGGTGTCGGCCCTCATCGAGTTCGACGATGGCAACGGCCCGATGCTCTACGCGGGTGTGGCGATTGGCTCGGATGGTTATGTCACGCGGTGGGACGGCCAGCAGTGGGAGCAACTCGGCCCGATGTTCGATGGTGCCATTCAGGCCCTGACCGCCTACGCCGAGCCGTTGTACGCCCCCAGATTGTGCGCAGCGGGCAACTTCCGCTGGATCGACGGGCGGTTCGCCCACGGCGTGGCACGCTGGAGCGGTCGCTCGTGGGACGCGTTGGGCGAAAGCGTCACTTCGGCGGGCCTGGCACTCGGCACCTTCGACGACGGTACGGCCGAGGGGCTCTACGTCGGCGGTAGCTTTACACGCGCCGGCAGCGTCGATTCCAAGGGCATCGCCCGATGGCATCGAGGTGTCTGGTCGCCACTCGATACCGGGGTCGGCGGATTCGTAGAAGCAATGGCGGTACACGACGACGGAAACGGGCCGGACCTCTACGTCGGTGGCTCCTTCGATTCGGCCGGCCCGACGACCGCAGAAGCCGTCGCTCGATGGGACGGCTCCGCATGGAGCACGGTGGGCGAGGACAACAGCGGCCTGATTCGCGCGATGATCTCGCACGACGACGGCCGCGGCCCGGGCCTTTTCGTCGGCGGGAGCCTGTACCGCATGGGCGGCACGCCGATCCGCGGTCTGGCCCGCTGGGATGGCGCCGAATGGTCAGCCGTGGGAGAACTCGTGGCCGGCACCGTGTTCGCCGCTGCCGAGTTCGATGACGGCCGGGGCAAGGCGCTCTACATCGGCGGCAACATGAGCGTCGGCTCGCCCGGACACTCGATGAATCTGGCCCGCTGGGGGTGCCTGCCCGGCCCGTGCCGCGTCGATCTGGACGACGACGGCGAGCTCACCGTGTTCGACTTCCTGATCTTCCAGAACGAGTTCGACGCGGGAACGGCCCGCGCAGACTTCGACGGCGATGGTGAGCTCACCATCTTCGATTTCCTGGCCTTCCAGACGGCGTTCGAAGACGGCTGTGCTTGA
- the dnaX gene encoding DNA polymerase III subunit gamma/tau — translation MAYTALARRYRSQDFGTVVGQEAVARTLAKAIEQGRVAHAYLFCGTRGVGKTSMARIFAKALAGGTPETDKAIMEGRDSDVIEIDAASNRGVDNARELIANAGYMPLRGKLKVYIIDEVHMLTKEAFNTLLKTMEEPPDHVKFILCTTEANKVPPTIQSRCQRFDFRMIPASRIAEHLREVSEQEGVKADDDLLAAVARLGAGSMRDALSLLDRLMAAGDKHLTLARLEELLGLPDRELIGRMIDAISRGDTKEVLKAGQDLLSLGIGPELALETLANRLRDLMVLGVCGPDTDLVELSDSARQAEAERAGRFDAPALSHMIALCETAQRVCRESPAPRAMFDAALVRLAMAERFADLTSLASGGRSGRPAEMASGKA, via the coding sequence ATGGCCTACACCGCCCTTGCCCGTCGATATCGCAGCCAGGATTTTGGGACCGTTGTGGGCCAGGAGGCCGTTGCGCGGACGCTGGCCAAGGCCATCGAGCAGGGGCGGGTGGCCCATGCGTACCTGTTCTGTGGGACGCGGGGGGTAGGCAAGACGTCCATGGCCCGGATCTTCGCCAAGGCCCTGGCCGGGGGGACGCCCGAGACGGACAAGGCCATCATGGAAGGCCGCGACAGCGACGTGATCGAGATCGACGCAGCCAGCAACCGCGGCGTGGACAACGCCCGCGAGTTGATCGCCAACGCGGGCTACATGCCCCTGCGCGGCAAGCTGAAGGTCTACATCATCGACGAGGTCCACATGCTGACCAAGGAGGCGTTCAACACCCTCCTCAAGACGATGGAAGAGCCGCCCGACCACGTCAAGTTCATCCTGTGCACCACCGAGGCCAACAAGGTCCCTCCCACCATCCAGAGCCGCTGCCAGCGGTTCGACTTCCGCATGATCCCCGCCTCGCGTATCGCCGAGCACCTGCGGGAGGTCAGCGAGCAGGAAGGCGTGAAGGCCGACGACGACCTGCTGGCTGCCGTCGCGCGGCTGGGGGCGGGATCCATGCGCGACGCGCTGAGCCTGCTTGATCGACTGATGGCCGCGGGCGACAAGCATCTGACGCTCGCCAGGCTCGAAGAGTTGTTGGGCCTGCCCGATCGCGAACTCATCGGCCGCATGATCGACGCGATCTCAAGAGGTGATACCAAAGAAGTGCTCAAGGCCGGGCAGGATTTGCTGAGCCTGGGCATCGGTCCCGAACTGGCGCTTGAGACCCTGGCCAACAGGTTGCGAGATCTGATGGTTCTTGGCGTGTGCGGGCCCGACACGGACCTGGTCGAACTCTCTGATTCGGCCCGGCAAGCTGAGGCCGAGCGGGCCGGACGTTTTGACGCCCCCGCCTTGAGCCACATGATCGCCTTATGCGAGACGGCCCAGCGTGTGTGCCGCGAGAGCCCGGCTCCGCGGGCGATGTTTGACGCCGCGCTTGTGCGGCTGGCCATGGCCGAGCGATTCGCCGACCTGACGTCGCTGGCCAGCGGCGGTCGAAGCGGGCGGCCGGCGGAGATGGCCTCGGGAAAAGCCTGA
- a CDS encoding prepilin-type N-terminal cleavage/methylation domain-containing protein, which translates to MNTHKNTVRRLLATSGRGFSLIEMMVALAISAALLTASLAALDTSFKSYQQTSETASTHVVTRIVTHRVLTMIRTGREFAPYPIDVLDQTQNPMFTNSIEFVSAEDEATNFREITRIFAEVDPDATDGSQRLMLTIDEFTDGVLTTSETRPLLRGVLDATFTLEYDIGPQLRRATMDITVEASDIGDAGLNANWDTPTLRLVASASPRRLQDR; encoded by the coding sequence GTGAACACGCACAAGAACACAGTTCGTCGCTTGCTGGCCACCAGCGGCCGTGGCTTCAGCCTGATCGAGATGATGGTCGCGTTGGCAATCAGTGCCGCGCTGCTGACGGCATCGCTGGCGGCGCTGGACACCAGCTTCAAGAGCTATCAGCAGACCAGCGAGACGGCTTCGACGCACGTGGTGACGCGCATCGTCACGCACCGCGTCTTGACGATGATCCGCACGGGGCGCGAGTTCGCCCCCTATCCCATCGACGTACTCGATCAGACGCAGAACCCGATGTTCACCAACAGCATCGAGTTCGTGTCGGCTGAGGACGAGGCGACGAACTTCCGCGAGATCACCCGGATCTTCGCCGAGGTCGACCCCGATGCGACCGATGGCTCTCAGCGGCTGATGCTCACCATCGACGAGTTTACCGACGGCGTGCTGACCACCAGCGAGACCCGACCGCTGCTGCGGGGTGTGCTCGACGCAACGTTCACGCTGGAATATGACATCGGCCCCCAGCTCCGCCGGGCGACCATGGACATCACCGTCGAAGCCAGCGACATCGGAGACGCGGGCCTGAATGCCAACTGGGACACGCCCACGCTCCGACTCGTTGCGAGCGCATCGCCTCGCCGGCTGCAGGATCGGTAA